One genomic region from Phycodurus eques isolate BA_2022a chromosome 16, UOR_Pequ_1.1, whole genome shotgun sequence encodes:
- the cldni gene encoding LOW QUALITY PROTEIN: claudin i (The sequence of the model RefSeq protein was modified relative to this genomic sequence to represent the inferred CDS: inserted 2 bases in 1 codon): protein MGSVGVQMVCVALGVLGLIGAIVCCAVPRWKVSSFTGSNIVTAQSHQEGLWKSCAVQSTGQQQCKNYDSLLVLASDLQAARAMTIISCMLAALSLLILFCGADFTTCVENEEAKPKISLVAGVGLLLAGLILIIPVSWSAHTVVRDFNNPLVPASQKRELGACIFVGWGAGVLLLLGGGLLCCFSRPKSGGSGGTAKYYSNSASXAPSKNYV, encoded by the exons ATGGGATCAGTGGGCGTTCAGATGGTGTGTGTGGCCCTGGGGGTCCTGGGCCTGATCGGGGCCATTGTGTGCTGCGCAGTCCCCCGCTGGAAGGTTTCCTCCTTCACGGGCTCCAACATCGTCACAGCCCAG AGCCACCAGGAGGGCCTGTGGAAGTCGTGCGCCGTGCAGAGTACGGGCCAGCAGCAGTGCAAGAACTACGACTCTCTGCTGGTCCTGGCCTCGGACCTCCAGGCGGCCCGCGCCATGACCATCATCAGCTGCATGCTGGCCGCCCTCAGCCTCCTGATCCTGTTTTGCGGGGCTGATTTCACCACTTGCGTTGAGAACGAGGAGGCCAAGCCTAAGATCAGCCTGGTGGCCGGGGTGGGCTTACTCCTGGCCGGCCTGATTCTAATCATACCTGTCAGCTGGTCGGCCCACACGGTGGTCCGGGACTTCAACAACCCCCTGGTGCCCGCCTCGCAGAAGCGCGAGTTGGGAGCGTGCATCTTCGTAGGCTGGGGGGCCGGGGTTCTGCTTCTCCTGGGCGGGGGGCTCCTGTGCTGCTTCAGTAGGCCCAAGTCGGGGGGGTCTGGGGGGACGGCCAAGTACTACAGCAACAGCGCGTC TGCACCCAGCAAGAACTACGTGTGA